AGCCGTAGCCGAGGACGATCAGCCAGTACTGCTCGGTGGCCGCGCCCAGCGCGGAAAGCAGGAAGCCGGACGAGAAGCAGATCAGGGCGACGGTCATCGCCCACCGCGGCCCGTTGCGCTCGACGAGCGTGCCGCCGAAGGCGGCGGACAGGCCGAGCATGACGATGCCGAGCTGGAAGGGCAACGCGCTCTGGGTGCCGCTCAGACCGAGCGCGGACTCCAGGGGCGGCTTGAACACGGACCAGGCGTAGGCCTGGCCGATGGAGAGGTGGACCGAGAGGGCGGCGGGGGGAACGAGCCAGCGGCTCCAGCCGGCCGGTGCGACAGGGGGACTCATGATCCCGGACAGTAGGGAGATACACGGGAGTTGAGAAGGCGGCACGTCGACCGTATGCGATGAGCGGTACGCGGGGCGCGCCGAACGGTCAGACCACCCGGTTTCCCGACCTCCGCGGAACCGCACGGTGCCGTCCCGACCCTTGCCGCCTGATCTCACATACTGTAGACAATATGTCGTCGACACAGTTCGACAGTTCCGCGGTACACCCTCGACCGAACGGAGCTCGCCCCGCATGAAAGTCGCAGTCCTCGGCGCCGGAGCCATCGGCGCCTACGTCGGCGCCGCCCTGCACCGCGCAGGCGCCGACGTACACCTCATCGCCCGTGGACCGCACCTCGCGGCCATGAGGCACCACGGCGTCCGCGTCCTCTCCCCCCGCGGCGACTTCACCGCACACACCCACGCCACCGACAACCCCGCCGACATCGGCCCCGTCGACTACGTCTTCCTCGGCCTCAAGGCCACCTCCTACGCGGCGTGCGGACCACTCATCCAACCCCTGCTGCACGCCGACACCGCCGTCATCGCCGCCCAGAACGGCATCCCCTGGTGGTACTTCCACGCCCACGGCGGCCCCCACAACGGCCACCGGCTCGAAAGCGTCGACCCCGGCGGAACCGTCAGCGCCGTCCTCGCCCCCCAACGCGCCATCGGCTGCGTCGTCTACGCCGCCACCGAACTCGAAGCCCCCGGCGTGGTCCGCCACCTCGAAGGCACCCGCTTCTCCATCGGCGAACCCGACCGCAGCCTCTCCCCCCGCTGCCTCGCCTTCAGCCAAGCCATGCAGGCCGGCGGGTTGAAATGCCCCGTCGAACCCGACCTGCGCAACGACATCTGGCTCAAACTCCTGGGCAACATCTCCTTCAACCCCATCAGCGCCCTCGCCCGCGCCACCATGCGCCAAATGTGCCACCACACCGCCACCCGCACCGTCATCCACACCATGATGGAAGAAACCCTCACCGTCGCCGCAGCCCTCGACTGCCACCCCGACATCACCATCGAACGCCGCCTCGCCGGCGCCGAAAAAGTCGGCGACCACCGCACCTCCACCCTCCAAGACCTCGAAGCCGGCAAACCCCTCGAACTCGACGTCCTCCTCACTGCCGTCATCGAACTCGCCACCCTCACCCACACCCCCGTCCCCACCCTCACCACCATCCACGCCCTCACCGACCTCCTCACCCATCGGACCGCCGCATGAACCGCGACGCCCGAGGAGGCAACCCCAGGCTCACGCACCCGCTCGTGCGGGACGGGCGCGACGAGCCTTTGCGCAGGGCGAGTTGGGACGAGGCGCTGGACCGGGCCGCACGGGGACTTCGGCGCGGTCGCGGCGCGTTCGGGATGCTCGCCTGCGCCCGTGCGACCAACGAGACGAACTATCTGGCGCAGAAGTTCGCCCGGGTCGTGATGGGCACCAACAACGTCGACTCCGTCGACCGCAGGAGCCACGCGGCGAGCGTCGCGGGCCTGGCGGCGGTGTTCGGTTCGGGTGGCGGTACGTCGTCGTACGGCGAGGTCGAGCACACCGACGTCGTGGTGATGTGGGGTTCCAACGCCCGGGTTGCGCACCCGGTGTTCTTCCAGCGCGTACTGAAGGGCGTTCACGGTGGCGCCCGGCTGTACGCGGTCGACCCGCGGCGGGCGTCCACGGCGGAGTGGGCGGAGGGCTGGCTCGGGCTCAACGTCGGTACGGACATCGCGCTGGCACACGCGATCGGCCGGGAGATCATCCAGGCGGGTCTGGCCAACGAGGCGTTCGTGGAGCGTGCGACGAGCGGTTTCGAGGAGTACCGGGCGCTGGTCGAGCCGTGGACGCTGTCGCTCGCGCAGAAGGTGACCGGCGTACCGGCCCCGGCCATAAGGGAGTTGGCGCACGCGTACGCCAGGGCGGAGCGTGCCCAGATCTGCTGGACCCTGGGCGTCACCGATCACCACAACGGCACGGCCGTCGTGCGGGCGTTGATCGACCTGGCGTTGCTGACCGGCCATGTGGGCCGCGAGGGCTCGGGACTTCAGCCGCTGTGCGGGCGGAACAACGTCCAAGGCGCCGTCGACATGGGAGCCGTGCCGCACCGCCTGCCCGGCTTCCAGGACGTCCTCGATCCCGATGCCCGGCTGCGGTTCGAGTCCGCGTGGGACACCGCTTTGCCGCCGCACTACGGGCTGAACCTGGCCGAGATGTTCGAGGAGATGGAGACGGGCGGCGTGCGGGCCGTCCACTGCCTCGGCGAGAACCCGGCGCCCTCCGAGGCGCGGCGCCTCAAAGCCCTGGACTTCCTCGTCGTACAGGACATGTTCCGCACGAGCACGGCCGAGCTGGCGGACGTCGTCCTGCCCGCGACGGCCGGCTGGGCGGAGTCCGAGGGGACAACCACCAACAGTGAGCGGCGAGTTCAGCGGGTCCGCAAGGCGGTCGAGCCGCCCGGCGAGGCCCGCGACGACATCGACATCCTCTGCGACCTGGCCCGGCGCCTCGGGCATCCGTGGGAGTACGCCGGCGCCGAGGCCGTCTGGAACGAGGTGCGGTCGGTGTCGCCGGACCACTACGGGATGACGTACCGACGACTGGAGGCGGAGAAGGGACTTCAGTGGCCGTGTCCGACCACGGACACCGTCGAACCGCCCTATCTGCACGGCCGGTTGTGGGCGGACGACCCGGCGCTGCGGGGCCGGCGCGCACCCTTCGGGCTGGTGCGGCATGTCCCGCCGGTCGACCTCACCGACGAGCGGTTCCCGATCCGGCTGACCACAGGGCGACGGCTCGACTCCTCCAACTCGGCCGGACAGCAGGGTGGTTCCCCGCGTCGGGGCGAGTTCGTGGAGCTGTGCCCGGAGGACGCGGAACGCTACGGAGTCGTGGTCGGTGAGAAGGTGCAGATCACCTCACGGCACGGCTCGGTCGTCGTGTCCGTGTGGATCGACACCGCCCTGCGACCCGGGCTGGCCTTCACGACACTGCGCCTCCCGGACCACAACGACACCGACCAGCCGACCTCGGCCGCCCGTTGCCCGATCGCGGGGACGGCCGAGTACAAGGCGACGGCGATCCGGATCGACAAGCTCCCGCTCGTCACCTACGTGGGGTGACGGGATGGACCTGCGCTTCGGGGACAGCCAACCGACGGACGACGAACGCGCGGCCGTCGATGAGTTGTTGGGCCCTCCCGCGTCCTCGTGGGAGGGCGCGGAGCGGACCGCGGAGAACCTCAGGTACTCCCGGGGCGGACATGCGGCCCGGGATCGCCGCGACCTGCTGCTGCCGGGGCTGCACGCGCTCAACGACCGGATCGGCTGGATCAGCAGGGGCGCCCTCGCCCATCTGTGCCGAAGGCTCACCGTGCCGCCCGCGGAGGCCTACGGAGTCGCCACCTTCTACGCCCTGTTCTCGGTGTCCCCCCGCCCCACGACCGTGCTCCACGTCTGCACGGACCTGACCTGCACGGCCGCCGGAGCAGCCGCCCTGTGCGCCGGGCTCGAGTCCCGCCTGGAGGGCGACGACCGGGTCACGGTCCGCCGCGCCCCCTGCCTCGGCCTGTGCGAGCGCGCTCCGGCAGCCCTCACCATCAAAGCGGGCGATCCGGCGCGTACGGCGGTGTCGGCGCCGGCGACGGTCGAGGCCGCCGTCCTCGCCGCGACCGCCCCCGACTCGGCACCGGAGGAACCACCGACGGAGGCGGCGGCACCGCAAGCGGGCGATCGGAGGCAGACCGGCGCGCCCGCCCCGTCGTCGCCGCCGCAGAAACAAACGGGCCTGCCTGCCCCGCCGCCGCTGCCGCCGCAGAAACACACCGCCGTGCCTGCCCCGCCGCCGCTGCCGCCGCTGCCACTCCTGACGCGAGTCGGCGTCGTCGATCCGTCCTCGCTCGACGACTATCGCGCCCACGGCGGCTACACCGCGCTGCGCCGGGCCTTCGTGCTCGGTCCCGCCGCCGTCCTCCGCGAGATCGTCGACTCCGGCCTGGTCGGGCACGGCGACGCCGCCTTCCCCGGCGGCCCTGACCCGCGGGCCACCCCCATCGGCCTCGCATGGCGGGCCGCGGCGTCCCGGCCCGACCACCCGCACCACCTCGTGTGCAACGCGGGCGGATCCGGGCCGGGCGCCTTCACGGACCGCGTGCTCATGGAGGGCGACCCGTACGCACTGGTGGAGGCGATGACGATCGTGGCGTACGCCGTCGGCGCGCCCCACGGCTACCTCTACCTGCGCGGCGAGCACCCGCGGGCGGCACGGCGGATGCGCCGAGCCGTCGAGCGGGCACGCGCGCGTGGGCTGCTCGGCGACGACATCCTCGGCCGGGGCCACTCCTTCGACATCGAGATCCGGCGCGGCGCGGGCGCCTACGTCTGCGGCGAGGAGACCGCCGTGCTCCGTTCCATCGAGGGGTACCGCCCGGAGCCGCGTCCGACGCCGCCCTTCCCGACGCAGAAGGGTCTGTTCGGCCGACCGACGGTCGTCGCGGACGTCGAGACGCTGCTCGACGTACTGCCGATCCTCACCGGCGGGCCGGCCGCGTACAGGTCGAGGCTCGTCTCCGTGTCCGGCAGCGTGGAGCGGCCCGGTGTCTACGAGCTGCCGTCCGGGACGACCCTCGGCGAGCTGCTCGCCCGGGCCGGTGTACGGCCGGACCTGCGGGCGGTCCTGGTCGGCGGGGCCGCCGGCCGCTTCGTACGCCCCGACGAGGTGGACGTACCGCTCCGGTCCGGCGTCGTCATCGCCTTCGACGGCACCGTGCCGCTGCCCCGGCTGCTGCTGCGCGTCGCGGAGTTCTTCCGGGACGAGTCCTGCGGACAGTGCGTGCCGTGCCGGATCGGGACCGTGCGGCAGGAGGAGGCGCTGCGCCGGATCGTGGACCGCGCGGGCCCGGCCGCGGCCGACGATGTCGCGCTGCTCGGGGAGGTCGGCCGGGCGATGCGGGACGCCTCGCTGTGCGGGCTCGGGCGGAACGCGTGGAACGCCGTGGAGTCGGGTGTGGAGCGGCTGGGGGTGTACGGATGACCGTGACGTCTCTCGGCGTCCCCCGTCGGCTGCTCGACCTCACCCTCGACGGGGAGCCGGTGCGTGCCCCCGAGGGCACGACACTCCTGGACGCGTGCCGGGCGGCCGGCAAGGACCTCCCGGCCCTCTGCCACGTCGACGCCCGCACCCCGGCGTCCGCCTGCCGCCTCTGTGTCGTCGAGGTCGCGGGCTCCCGCGCCCTCGTGGCGGCCTGCTCCCGCGAGGCCGAACCCGGCATGGACGTACGGACCGACACTGAGCGCACCCGCCACAGCCGCCGGATCGTCCTCGAACTCCTCGCCTCCTCGGTCGACTTGTCGACCACACCCGGCATCGCGGAGTGGATCGAGGAGTACGGGGCCCGGCCGGACCGGTTCGGCACGGACGCGGCCCGCCTCGAACGGGAACCGATCATCGACAACGGTCTGCTCGTGCGCGAAGACGGCAAGTGCCTGCGCTGCGGCCAGTGTGTGCGGGCGTGCGGTGGCCAGGGACAGCACACCTTCGCCCTCTCCGTCTCCGGCCGCGGCTTCGGCTCCCGTGTCGGCGTCGAGTACGACGCTCCGCTCACCGACTCGGCCTGCGTGTTCTGCGGGGACTGCGTCGACGTGTGCCCAACGGGGGCGCTGTCGGTCAGGTCGGAGTTCGACCTGCGTACGGCGGGCACCTGGGACGAACCGGCACAGGCCGTCACGACCACGGTGTGCGGGCACTGCGGGGTGGGCTGCGAGCTGACCCTGCACGTGCAGGACAATGAGATCGTGAAGGTCACCTCCCCGCCCGACAGTCCGGTGGCCCACGGCAATCTCTGCATCAAGGGCCGCTTCGGCCACCAGTACATACAGAACCGGGACTGAGCAGCCATGGGACGAGTCACGGAACGACGCAAGGTGATCCGCATCCGGGACGGGGCGGTCTCCACCCGGCCCGACACCCTGGTCGCCGAGGAGCCACTGGAGATCCGGCTGAACGGCAAGCCGCTCGCGATCACCATGCGCACCCCCGGCGACGACTTCGCGCTGGCCGCGGGCTTCCTCGTCAGCGAGGGGGTGCTGGCCGAGCAGGGTGATCTCCAGAACATCGTGTACTGCGCGGGCGCCACGGTGGACGGCTCCAACACCTACAACGTGGTCGACGTGCGGACCGCGCCGGGTGTGCGGATCCCCGACATCACCCTCGAACGGAACGTCTACACGACCTCGTCCTGCGGCCTGTGCGGCAAGGCGAGCCTGGATGCGGTGCGGACCACGGCCCGCTGGCCCATCTCCGACACTCCCCCGGTCCGGGTCGAGCCCGAACTGCTCGCGAGCCTCCCCGACCGGCTGCGCGCGGCGCAGCGGGTCTTCGACCGGACCGGGGGCCTGCACGCCGCCGCGCTCTTCACCGAGGACGGGGAACTGGTGGACATACGAGAGGACGTGGGGCGGCACAACGCGGTCGACAAACTGGTGGGGCGAGCCCTCCAGAACGGCGCACTGCCGCTGTCGCGGACGATTCTGCTGGTGTCGGGGCGGGCGTCGTTCGAGCTGGCGCAGAAGGCCGTGATGGCGGGCATCCCGGTGCTGGCGGCCGTCTCGGCGCCGTCCTCGCTGGCCGTGGACCTGGCCGCGGAGACGGGCCTGACGCTGGTGGGGTTCCTGCGGGGCGCGTCCATGAACGTGTACGCGGGCGAGGAGCGCATCGCCCTCCAAGCGACGCCCGCCCCACGGTGAACAGGTCGCTCAGGGCGCCGCGAAGGCCTCTCAGCCCGCCGTGAAGTGCACCTCCGCCGCCCGCACGACCGTGCCGAGCCGCGGGAAGTCCAGCCGGACCGACGCGTCGTGCTCCGCCGCCGTGAGCGCCGCCATCGCGTCCTCGACGAAGACCAGGTCGTAGCCCAGGTCACCGGCGGCCCGGGCCGTGGACTCGACGCCCAGATTGGTGGCGATACCGCCGAACACGAGGGTGGTGACGCCGCGTTCGCGCAGGCACTCGTCCAGATCGGTGCCCTGGAAGCCTCCGATGGTGCGCTTGACGACCTCGACATCGCCGTCCTCGGCCAGGCCCGCCACCAGCCCGCTGCCGGGCGGCTGTTCGGGAACGCCGGGCCGCTCGACGCGGACGAGGACGACATGGGCGCCGGCCGCGCGGAACGCGCCCGCCAACTCCCGTGCGGTCGTGAGGACTTCGGCGCCCTTGCGGGGCTCCAGGGGCAGCGCGACGATCCGGTCCATCAGATCGACGAGCACGAGGGCGCTGCGCGCGGGGTCGAGCGCGAGGGGTGCGGTCATGACGGAACGTTATCCGCCGTCAGCCCTCCGTACCGGAAATCCGGATCAACAGGTCCATGAAACGGTCGCGTTCGGTCGGCGACAGCGGGGCCAGCAGCTCGTCGTTGGCCTTCCGGGCGGCCTTCTCGCAGCGCTTCAGCAACCGCGCGCCGGCCTCGGTGAGTGAGACCGCGTTCTTGCGGCGGTCGCGCGGATCGAGGTCGCGTACGACGAGTCCCTCGGCCTGGAGATCGTTGAGGACACCCACCAGGTCCTTGGGGTCAAGTCCGACACCGCGTCCGATGTCGGCCTGGGCCACGGGTTGGAGCTCCCGGACGGCGGAGAGGACGACGTGGTGCCACATCTTGACGCCCTCGGCCGCCAGCGCGTCGGCCACCAGGCCCCGCCCGCGCGCGGCGGCCCGGCCGAGCAGCCAGCTGGGGAGGGAACGGATCTCGGCGAGGGGGGCTTCGGACATGGGCGGAGCCTAGCAAGAAATCCATGGGCCCTCCCAATGAAAATTCATTGGACGCCCCCACGATCTCGCTCATATCATTGGGCCTCCCCACGATTTCTGGAGGTGCGATGCGCCGTATCCGGTACGAGTCCACCGGCGGCCCCCTGTTCCTGGAGCAGGTGGCCGTCCCCGAGCCCGGCCCCGCCGAACTCCTGGTCCGCTGCGAGGCGATCGGCGTCACGCTCCCCGTGGTCCGGAAGGTCACCGAGGCCGCCGAGCCGATATCGCTGGGCGGCGAGATCGCGGGCGAGGTCATCGCCGTCGGCGACGGTGTGACGGGCTTCCGTGTCGGGGACCGGGTGACCGGGCTCTGCTTCGGACACGGTTACGCCGACTTCGCGCTGCTGCACGAGGCCATGGCCTCGCCCGTGCCGGACACCGCCTCCGCCATCGACGCGGTCGCACTGGTCCGCAGCGGCCTCGTGGCGTACGGCGCCCTGGAGGCCGCCCGCCCCGTGCCCGGCGAGGCCGCCCTCGTCACCGCCGCCGCGAGCGGAGTCGGCCATCTGGCGGTGCAGCTGGCCCGCGCCCGGGGTGCCGGGCGGGTCGTGGCGGCCGTGTCGGCCGCGGCGAAGGCGGACTTCGTACGCTCCCTGGGCGCCGACGACATCGTCCTGTACGCCGACGACGGCTGGGGCGAGCCCGTCGACTACGTCCTCGACGGCGTCGGCGGCGATCTGCTCACCCCGGCCCTCGCCGCACTCGCCCCCGGCGGCCGGCTCGTGGCGTACAGCTCGGGCGGCGGCACCGTCCAGGCGTACGACCTGCTGGTCGGCGGCACGTCCGTGATCGGCTTCCAGATGGCGCGGATCGCCCGCGGGGAACCGGAGTTGTACGAGCGGTGGCGGCGGGAGCTGTGGCGGATGTTCGGGCAAGGGGTGCTGAAGCCCGCCGTGCACGCGGAGTTCGCGCTCACGGACGCGACCGCGGCGCACGCGGCGATCGAGACGCGGAGCAACCTCGGAAAGGTCGTACTCCGCCCGTGAGGGCCCGAGACTGTCCCGCCGTCTCCGAGGCCCCATGGACCCGGTGAGCGACAGCCACTAACGTCCCGGGCGTGCCCGACGACGTACGAGCACGACAGCGGACGGGAACGGGGCTCGGTCTGGTGCTGGCCCTGGTTCTCGGAGCCGTGCTGCTCACGGCCCTGCCCGAGGACGAGGACCGGGGCGACGCGGTCGGGTGTGGGCCGCGTTCCGTCGGGTCGTGGTCGGCGGACAAGGGGCTCACCTCCGAGTTCGCCCGGTACGGCGACGACGCGACCCGTGCGGACGACTGGACCGGCGGTGACGGCACGCATTCGGTGCGGCTGCCGGACGGGCGGGTGCTGTGGCTGTTCTCGGACACGTATCTCGGGCAGGTGTACGCGCCGCCCAACCCGGTCGGCGAGTCGTACGCCTGGCGCGACACGGCGGCGCCGCTGGTGCGTAACTCGGCGGTGGTGATGCGCGGCGGGCGGCTGGAGAGCACGCTCCCGGCGCCGCTGTTCCCCGATCCCGGACCGAATCAGTGGCGGTGGCCGGTGGCGGCACGGGTGGAGCCCCGGTCGCCGGGGTCGTCGGAGCAGGTCCTGCGGGTGGTGCTGTGGGTACGGACGGCGGCTGCCGCGCCCTGGATCTACGGGACGCCCACGGCCACCGAGGTGGCCACGCTCTCACTGCCCGGGCTACGCGTGGAGTCGATCGTCAAGGTGCTGGACCAGCAGCTGGTCCCCGATCCGTCCCGGCGGGTGCTGTTCGGTACGACGCTCGTCGAGCAGGGCGGATGGACCTACGTCTTCGGCGGCGACGACGGCCAGGCGGTTTCCCGGCCCGTGTCGTCGGCGTACGCGGCCCGCGTGCCGGACGGCAGGCTCGGGGAGCCGGGGGCCTGGCAGTTCTGGGACGGTTCCGACTGGCGGGCAGGGGCGAGTCCCGCCGCGGTCCTCGGGGACGAGAGCAGACGCACGGGCGTGGGCAGCGCGTTCTCGGTGGCGCGGGTGGACGGCACGTATGTGCTGTTCACGATGGCGGCGGGGACGGCGGGACTGACGACCGTCACCTCGTACTGGGCCTGCTCCCCGAGCGGCCCCTGGCACGGTCCGACGAAGGACTTCACCCCCGCGCTGCCGGAGGGACAGGTGGCGGCCTACAACCCGCAGGTGCACTCGGCGCTGGGCGGCGGCGGACGGCTGGTGCTCAGTTACGACGTGAACTGGCTGGAGCCGTCCGCCGCGGCGACGCAGCTCAACCGGAACGTGTCCCTGTACCGACCGCGATTCGTGACGCTGCGGCTGAAGCCGGGGACGTGACGCCGGGCTCGGGGTCGTGGGAGCGGCGCTTGGCGATGACCGCGCAGACCATCAGCTGCATCTGGTGGAAGAGCATCAGCGGCAGTACGGCGAGGGAGGCGTGCGCGCCGAACAGGACGCTGGCCATGGGCAGTCCGGAGGCGAGGGACTTCTTGGAGCCGGCGAACTGGATGGCGATACGGTCCTCCCGGCCGAAGCGCAGCGCCTTGGACCCGTACCAGGTCAGCGCGAGCATCACGGCGAGCAGCACGGCCTCCACGGCGAGCAGTCCGGCGAGCCGCAGCGCGCTGACCTGATGCCAGATGCCCTGGACCATGCCCTCGCTGAACGCGGTGTAGACGACCAGGAGGATCGAGCCGCGGTCGACGAGGCCGAGGACCTTCTTGTGCCGGGCGATGAAGCCGCCGATCCAGCGGCGCAGCAACTGCCCCGCGACGAACGGCACCAGCAGCTGGAGCACGATCTGCACCAGCGAGTCGGCGGAGAAGCCGCCCGCCCCGCTGCCGAGGAGGGCGGCGGCGAGGAGGGGGGTGATGACGATGCCGACGAGGGAGGAGAAGGAGCCGGCGCAGATCGCGGCGGGCACGTTGCCGCGGGCCATGGAGGTGAAGGCGATCGAGGACTGGATCGTCGAGGGGACGAGGGTGAGGAAGAGCAGCCCCTGGTAGAGGGGCTGGGTGAGGAGCACCGGGACGAGACCGCGGGCGGCCATGCCGAGCAGCGGGAAGACCAGGAACGTACAGGCGAGGACGGTGACGTGGAGCCGCCAGTGCTTGAGGCCGTCCAGGGCCTCGCGGGTGGACAGGCGGGCGCCGTACAGGAAGAAGAGGAAGGCGATGGCTGCCGTGGAGGCGCCGGAGGCCACGTCCGCACCCGTGCCGCCGGCCGGGAAGAGGGCAGCGAGGCCCACCGTCCCGAGGAGCAGCAGGATGTACGGGTCGATCGGCATCCAACTCGGCCAACGCAGGCGTTTCACGGTGCTCCACATACTCGTCGTGCTCTCGGCGGTACCGGGGCCGTGGGGTCCCCCCTCCATCGTCCTCCTCCGTCCCTCGATCGGGAATCCGGTATACCGCTCTGACTGTCATCACGTTCCGCGATAACGTGGAGTCCATGTACGACACGTCCCAGTTGCGTACGTTCCTGGCGGTGGCGCAGACCCTGAGCTTCACTCAGGCCGCCCGTCGGCTCGGGCTGCGCCAGTCGACCGTCAGCCAGCACGTACGGCGTCTTGAGGACGCGGCCGGGCGGCAGTTGTTCTCCCGGGACACCCACTCGGTGGAGCTGACGGAGGACGGCGAGGCGATGCTCGGCTTCGCGCGCCGCATCCTGGACGTGCACGAGCAGGCGTCGGCGTTCTTCACGGGTACCCGCCTTCGCGGCCGATTGCGCTTCGGGGCATCGGAGGACTTCGTGCTGACCCGGCTGCCGGAGATCCTGGAGCGCTTCCGCTACGACCACCCCGAGGTCGACCTGGAGCTGACGGTGGAGCTCTCGGGCACGCTGCACGAGCAGTTGGCGGCTGGGAAGCTGGACCTGGTCCTGGCCAAGCGCCGGCCGGAGGACCCGCGCGGCGAACTGGTCTGGCACGACCGGCTGGTGTGGATCGGCGCGGAGCGCCTGCGCCTGGACCCGGACCGCCCGGTACCCCTGATCGTCTATCCCCCGCCCGGCATCACCCGGGCGCTCGCCCTGGAGGCGCTGGAGCGGCAGGGCCGCGAGTGGCGGATCGTGTGCACGAGCGGCAGCCTCAACGGCCTGATCGCGGCGGCCCGCGCCGGGCTCGGTGTGATGGCCCACTCCCGCGGCCTGATCCCGCCCGGCCTGGTCCGCGTCCCGGACCGCTCGGGCCTGCCCGAACTCGGCCGCGTCGACTTCGTCCTGGTCCACGGCCATCGCCGCACTACCTCCCCGGGCGCGGCGGACGCCCTGGCCGCAGCAATCCTGACAAGCGGCGACCAACTGCACCGCAGCTA
This DNA window, taken from Streptomyces sp. NBC_00663, encodes the following:
- a CDS encoding bile acid:sodium symporter family protein, coding for MPIDPYILLLLGTVGLAALFPAGGTGADVASGASTAAIAFLFFLYGARLSTREALDGLKHWRLHVTVLACTFLVFPLLGMAARGLVPVLLTQPLYQGLLFLTLVPSTIQSSIAFTSMARGNVPAAICAGSFSSLVGIVITPLLAAALLGSGAGGFSADSLVQIVLQLLVPFVAGQLLRRWIGGFIARHKKVLGLVDRGSILLVVYTAFSEGMVQGIWHQVSALRLAGLLAVEAVLLAVMLALTWYGSKALRFGREDRIAIQFAGSKKSLASGLPMASVLFGAHASLAVLPLMLFHQMQLMVCAVIAKRRSHDPEPGVTSPASAAASRIAVGTGTRSG
- a CDS encoding LysR substrate-binding domain-containing protein — encoded protein: MYDTSQLRTFLAVAQTLSFTQAARRLGLRQSTVSQHVRRLEDAAGRQLFSRDTHSVELTEDGEAMLGFARRILDVHEQASAFFTGTRLRGRLRFGASEDFVLTRLPEILERFRYDHPEVDLELTVELSGTLHEQLAAGKLDLVLAKRRPEDPRGELVWHDRLVWIGAERLRLDPDRPVPLIVYPPPGITRALALEALERQGREWRIVCTSGSLNGLIAAARAGLGVMAHSRGLIPPGLVRVPDRSGLPELGRVDFVLVHGHRRTTSPGAADALAAAILTSGDQLHRS